DNA from Candidatus Eisenbacteria bacterium:
CCTGGTCGAGCCTGTGCCGTGCCGCACCGCCCCAACGTCTCCCGGCATCGGCGAGACGGCGGCGAGTCTGCTTACCGGTCTCGGGGGCGAGCAGGAGCGCAATCCCGGCTCCCACCATCGCGCCGAGCACGAACCCCGTCGCGACCGATGAACCGGCGCTGCGCGGGGAGTCCTTGACCTGCGAATTCTCACTCACGAGTAGACCTCGGTGGCGCGGGCGAGCTGAATGCCTATGAGGAGCATCGTCAGCAACAGAGCGGCGCCGAACAGCGCACGACCGAGGAGCCGCAGCCTTTGGTCTGTCGAATGGTGTTGGACAGCAGTTCTCATCGAGGTTCCTCCTGTTTCATGAATGGCGTTTCCTGGGAGCCATCAGCAGAGCGATACCGCCAATCAACGCGATGCCTCCGACGATGGGCGACAGCGGAATGTTCTTCTGTTC
Protein-coding regions in this window:
- a CDS encoding YtxH domain-containing protein; the protein is MSENSQVKDSPRSAGSSVATGFVLGAMVGAGIALLLAPETGKQTRRRLADAGRRWGGAARHRLDQARDFAHELKEDAESALRAGSETLEHGGQAHEPRTAPTPRSKE